Below is a window of Thermodesulfobium sp. 4217-1 DNA.
TTCACGGCTTTGATAGCGTCAATCACTTTTTCTTAATCGAACAAATGATTGTTGTTGGGTCAAGTTATTGGAATATAGGCATTGGCAAAAACAAGGGAGAAGTAGAAAAAGATGAAGAGGGCATAAAAACCTTGATAGACTTAGCTCACAATATTAGTTGGCTTGCTAAGAAGCTGATATAGTAATAGTCAAAGTTCTCGCTTTGCTCCAATTATATCCTTCAGGAACAAGGGTGATGATGGTAGCTCCCTGCTTTTCTGCCTGAAAAAGGCCATTACCCTTGTAGGATATATTTCCAAAGCTGTATATAATTCTGCAAGTAGAGTCTTCTAACGGATTTAGCCTTCTTAACAACATTTTTTGACCAACCTTTAATCTAACCTCATCGTTAGAAAGCCATGATATTTCATTTTTGTCAACCCTATATGTTACCAGAAAAGCATTTTGATCAATCGAGTTTTCATTTGCAGCGAAATTATCAGGATAGCTAAGAGAGTCGCCCTCTAAACTTTTTTCAAATTTTTCTCCATCCCAAACGTAAAACCACCTCTTATCAGAAGATGTCAGTTCATAACCCCCATCAAAAGTCTTGATACTTCCCTGGAACAAAGATTCTCCTTCTGCTATATCGACAAGCCTGCCATCCTTTACCAAAAATATTTTATAGTTAAGAAACGCTCCGCTTCCTTCCCTATCCCAGACTAATAGTGCGCTTGGATTATTGTTATCAAGAGGAAAAACTTTAAAGGTTGGATTTTGATAATTTAAAACAAGGCGATCTAAATTTTTAAATATTATTCCCTCACCCACAGTAGAAAAAAGATCAAGATCGGTAAGATTGTTCTCATCGATAGATACCACAATCCAGCACTTATTGCCATCGCTATTGTTAACAGGATATACATTCAAGATTTTGTTAAGAGGCAGATAAAGAGATAACCTATTCGATATGTCGCTTTGAGCATGCACGGCGGCTTCGTTTGCAAAAGAGATATCGCTTGAAAAGAGCAAAAATAATAAGCAGATCAAATATAAAGAAATAACTTTATTCACAATAAAATCTCCTAAGTTAGTATTAACTAATTCTACTATAAAACTACATAACATAAAAAGCTGCCTGAAAGAATCAGATCAAAACCTTTTTTCTCTCAGACAGCTTAAAACTTATAACATTAAGATAGGGTGCTAAAAAAAGTTTTTTCCTTTTCTAAGAATCTTTTACACAATGTGGCAAAGTGTTTATAAAAAGATTCTTCCAACTTACGAGATATTTCTTCAAAAAATATATGAGCCCAATTTAAAATAAATCTGTTAAAAAAGTTTTTTTCATAAAGCAGAGCACTATTTTTATCCTTACTTTCTGAGACAATTAAAATAGACATAAATGCGCAGATTATAGAAATATGGTCGCTTCTATGAATGCTAGAAAAATCTATCCCATAATTACCATATATAGTGTTCAGCTCCTCTGGCAATGAGTAAAATTCGTTATTATCCCGAAATTCCTTATAACTAATATAAGCGCTTGCAAAGGGTGGAATAAAATAATTCGCAACAGGTATCACAAAAGACATTTCGAATATCTGATTTAATCTCGACATTTCTTTTTCGTCACCCAGAGCAAGCAATATGTGATTCATACATTTCTCAGAAGTATTTTTATCTTCTAAATACTCTCCAAGAAAATCCCATAACTCTAAACTTGATAGTCTGTTACAAAGTTCTTTATCAGGATTAAGTATAAAAATATCAGAGATAATATTGTATATAGTTTTTCTTTCAAGGTTAAAGTCATCGAGGTTGTTTATCAATTACTTATACCTTTTCAATCTTTACAGGAGTATCATAATAAACCATACCGCCCGCAACATCGCTTTGAAGTACCGTGGTCCATCCATCTTTTGCCGCTATAGAAGGATCTAAGAGCATCAAGTGGTTTGGATGAATGCCTGCATTTCTTGCCGGATCTCCAACATATTTTTTACCGTCGATATACCATTCTCCAGAACCATAAAGCCATCTTCCAAAAGCTTGAGAATAAGTAATTACTCCCGGCCTAAGTGCAAATTTTATTCTCACCCTGCAAACAATACCCTTTGAGTAGGAAGGAGAGATCAGTCTTACGGTATCTCCATTATCTAATTTTAATTTTTTTGCGTCAACCTCACTTATCTCAAGGAAGTTTCCAGGCAACAGCTCTAACAACCACGGATCTGAAATAGTCCTCGACTTTGAATGTATAGGAACCTTGTAAGTAGAAAGCATAAATGGATATTCTTTCCTTGAGTAAATCTCATATATAGGCTGTCCCATCATATTCTTTGGCGGCTCAAGTCTCACACATCCATCGAATCGTTCTCCAGTAATAGCGTTGTGTGTAACCGCGACCGTTTCGTTGTAGAGTTCAATGACATTTTTGCTGTTGCCCAGCCTGTGTGTTACCCATTCGGGTTCACCAAATGGCAGATATCCAACATCATAATCTTCATAGCGTCCGCCTCTGGCTAATACATAAGCAGCCTTTTTCCATTCATTTCCCTTCAAAGCATTTGGATATTTTTTCATATATTCTTCAACGCTTTTCATATCATAGGCATCCCCATCAGGAACGGGTCCTTGTTTTACAATCTTGTTACCATCAAGCTTTAATAGGGTCTTGTCATCCATTCCTATGTTTACCAACATCTTTAAATAATACTCTTCACGAATAGTCAGCTGAGAACCGTCCAAAAAGGCGTTCTTACCAAAGCCTGGCAAACCAATTTTTATCGCAAGATCTATTAAGAAGTTTTCCATTGTAATAGGCTTACCATCTTTGGTCTTCTCTGTTATGGGCTCAATTACAGGCTGTCTTACAGATATTCTTGAAGTAGGATATGTTGGAAATCCTGGCAGCATACCCCATGTTTCCAAATACGTTGCATCAGGAATTATGTAATCGGCATAGCTAGAGCTCTCAGCTATGACAATATCGCTTGCAATAAACAATGGTACTTTATTTAAATCTTTTATCATCCTTATCCACATCAAAGACTCATCATCAGCTCCGCCCATACCTGGCTGTGCCCATGCAGGGTTTGCCATGTGCTGAAAGAGTATCTTTACAGGGTATGGATACTGGAAATAAGTTCCACCCCATATCTCATGCCATATCCCAAATCCGAATGGAAACCATGGTCTTTCAGCAGGAAAGGGATTGCCGCCATTTTCAGACCTCTTCTTGTATTCACTCGTTTTCTCGTAAAAGCTGCCCTCTCTCGAAATTTTTACGCCCTTTGGCGCAACAAAATTCGGCCATTTCGCAAGGTCGTATGGGCCATTCATATAATTTGCTGAAGGAGCGCCATTGATATAGCCTCCCTTCCAGTCAATGTTCCCTATCAGGACATTTAGAAGCATGACAGCCCTTGCATTGTAATAGCCATTTGCATGCATTGCTGCACCCCTATATATATCAGCAACAGCCTTTCTTCCATGTGAAGTAAATTCATCTGCAAGTTTTATAAAGGTCTCTTTTGAAATGCCGCATTCTTTTTGATATTCATCATAACTGTGTGATGAAACTTCTTGCCATAGATATTGCATAGCCGTCATACACTGCACACCATTTACCGTCACAGGTTCAAGAGACAAATATCCTGTAGGCCACAAGTTAGCTTTCGTGCAATCAGATGCCTTAGTTGGAGAGCCAGATTGTTTATCTATGACCATACCCTTGTCTACAAAAGCACCATAATTTGGATTGCCCTTATCAACTATGACCAAATAACTTGAATTAGAAAAGTTTGGTTCTCCCTGCTTTGTGGCTGCATCAAAATTAGGAACTTCTAAGTATTTTTCGTTATACCTTTTATTTTCTATAATCCATCTAATCATCCCCATTGCAAAAGCACCGTCGCCGCCAGGTTTTATAGGCACAAAATCAGCATGTGATATTTGATTACCTCCTGTTGGGTCAATATATACTACCTTTTTCCCGCTTGACGTGGCCTCAGCAGATCTTCTTGCCAGAGTTTGCATCGGAAAGTTAGCCTGATAATAATTAGAGCCAAAAACTAAAACCAACTCACAATTTGGCTGATCAGGCTTTAGCATGTTAGAGGGAACTACTGAATGGGTCGCCACATGGTGCGTCAGCTCACAAACAGCAACGTGAGGCAGGGAGTTTACAGACCCAAAGGCATTTGCGAACCTGGTAATGAAGTTATTTTGCCCGCCTTCAGCCCTACCCCAATAGGCCACAAATTGATTAGTTTTTGGACCAAAATCAGGATATTGTTCATTTGCTGGCACAAATCTATTTTTACCATCGTTCCAGAGCTGTTTAAAACCTTCCACAAATCTATTCTCTTCACCTGGGACATCTTTAAACAGATAGCCGCCATTGTAAATTTCATCAAGCAATTGTTCATAAGATATTGTTTTAAATTTTTTTGAACCCCTTGGTCCAACTCTTTTCAATGGTTTGTATATCCTATAAGGATCGTAAACAGTCTGCCTGCCAGCCTGTCCTCTTGCACACAGCGAGTGCGAGCCGTTTGCATAAGGTTTAGATGTGTCAAAGGTAGAACCCACATACATAATAGCCTCTTTTGGTGAATCAGAGTATTTAATTTGAGGTTCTGTATCGTGAATGTCATAAGGGCTACCGTCTAACTTTAATATTGTACCCTTATACACTCTTGCCATCAGAGCACAATCGCTGTGACACTGTTTACATGTTGAGAACTTTACCTCAACTCCTGGCCAATTCTCTACTCGACCCGGATAAATCAGCTTACCATCATACCCAAAATATCTAGGCAGATCTTGCTGACTCGCTCCCACACCGACTCCAGCAGCACAAACTCCAAATGTCAAATACTTTAAGAAATCTCTTCTATTCATGTTCATATTAAACCACCTTTAATTGTCTACTGAATTTGTTTGATTTTCAAAGCCATTCTTATTCGAATCTTCCCAACCAAACAGCCATCCAAGGATAAAAAATATTACTATTGACAAACAAATCAAGCCAATTGAAGATAATATTCCATCAAAACCAAGCCATGGAAATTCAGGAATAATGGTACCTTGAGAAATCTTCGGTAGTAGCTGTCCGCCTATGACTGTATTGAACCTCATTGCGAAAACTCCTACCTGAACAAATATTGAGATTATTACCATCATAAGCTTAGACGTCCTTACGGGTTTAAATATCAACAAGATAAGCGGTATTATTAGACCAAGAAGTATTTGAACGACAAAGTAATTAAAGAACAAAACACCACCTGCATTATAAACCAAAGTCCAACCGTGGAATACGTCTGCTTCGGTGTATGCCCTAAATGAATAAAGTTTATCAATAAAATCTAAAAACAAATCAAATGCAATTGCAAATATCATAAATATTCCCAAGGCATTTAGCGTTTCTATATTTACAACGTTTTTCTTAGAGTAATATGAATATCCAATGACATAAAGCAAGGTAACAAGAGCTGCGCCTGAGACAATGGCAGAGGTTATAAACATAAGCATCATAACAGAACTTGTCCACAAAGCCCTGGCTTTTATAGCGCCAAATACAAAACCAATGTATCCGTGAAAAGCGAATGCGAGAGGAACGCCTATTGCAGAGATTATAAAAAGAGCCTTTCTGTCTTTTAACAGAGATTCTTTTGAAATATTATTGTTGCCAAAAGTCAAAAACCTTGCTATAGACCCCCTAATACCGCTTAGCTTGGATTTCTCAATATTTTCGACCCTATAGTCAAAGTACATTTCAAAAAACATTAATATTACATACAGTGTCCATATTATTATAAACACACTCAGTGGAGAATATGGAAAGTGATCTCTAAAATAAAGTTCCAATGGCGCTTTTGCTGGTTGCAAACTATCTACCAATGGGGCAAGAGCAGCTATCAAAACCATAGCAAAGCTTGAGGTAGCAGCTAACTTCGCAACTGGCTCAAACTGTTTAAACCCAAATAGGTGGGCAAGAGAGTCAATTACAAAGGCCCCAGCCATCAAACCCGACAAAAATGGGTAGATAACTATTGGCAGTCCCCAAATTGCAGTTTCTAAAAATTGTCCTCCTAGCATAACTTCCTCCTATTTTTCGAATTCTTTAAACGGATTCTTGTGCTCTTCAATTTTTGGCAAATCAACTTCACCGCCAAGCTTTTTATAAGCTGTAGTATTAAAACCTATAGTGTATGTATATTCCATAAAAACCTTGTCCATACTCGTATTACCCTCAAGATTTCCGTTCAGATCAATATAAAAGACTTGAGGCTCTGTCCCCTGAGACATTTTTAATCTGGCAGTAGGGTACTGGCTAATAAGCCTGGACACTTCGCTCTTTGGATCGTTTAAATCACCAAAAATTCTTGCCCTGCCCACGCAGCTGGTAACGCATGCCGGCTCAAGACCTGCATCAATTCTATGAACGCACAAAGTACACTTATCAGCAGTTTTTGTAACAGGATTAAAAAATCTCATATTATATGGACATGCCTCTATACAAGTGCCGCACCCAATACACTTTTCATAGTCTACTAGAACTATTCCGTCTTGCCTCTTAAAAGTTGCTTTTACAGGACAGGCCTCCACACAGGGTGGTTCATCACAGTGATTGCAAAGCCTAGGGAGCATAAATTTCTTAACATTAGGTTCATAGTTTCCATCATCTGTAACAACCATACCGTTTGGGGAGCTTTCCATTGAACCAGTTTCCATTACTTGCACAACCGTCCTGAACACCCCTAATGGGACGTTGTTCTCACTCTTACAAGCAATTACACAGGCCTGGCAACCCACGCACTTTCTAGTATCAATTACCATTACCCAGTGGTGTTTTGGTTTAGTTTTGTCAATTTCGTGAAAATTGTCATACCAAACAGGTAAATTTTTGGGATTTAATAACTTATCCCAATCATTCCAGCCATCTTTGTCATCAAGAACGGGATTTTCCCATCCCATCCATCTGTGATTATTAATTGGACCGGTAGGCAAATTAGCATTATTTTTTTCTGCAGCATCTGCGCTATCTGATGAATTGAGTATACTTAAAGCAAATAGACCACCCAGACCCAATGCGATGCTTTTGACCAACCAAGACATAAAATTAGCTGATAGACGTTCTTGGTTAGCATCGTCATCTGCTTCTTTTAACGAAAAATCGCTGCGGTAGCTCACATAAACACCTCCCAATAAAAATTAATAGAAAATGAAAAGTTCATAATTATATAATATCTTAATTAAATAATATGTAAAATTAGAATATTTTATGAATATTATAGAATATTGCTTATATGATTAATAAAGTATTTATTTTTAAAATTAAAAAATATTTAGCTGCATGAATTTTTTCTTGTAATCATTTATGCCCTTAAAATAAGTAATTGCCCCTACATAAGGACTATTTATTCCTGACTTTCATTATTTTTATCGTCTAATTACAATTTATACATATAAAGATATGCTCAATACTAAGGAGGGATTAAAATGGCAAAAACAATTTTGGCAGCTATAAGGGATAGTGTATCTGACAGGAGCGTCTTAAATATGGCTATAGATCTGGCAAGAGATGAGGAAGCAAAACTTGTAATCTGTCACGTAATAAACAGATCTGAAGATCTGGGAGTTTTTAACCCAATAGCAGAAGCCAAGATCGTTTGTAAGGCAGAAAAGACACTCTCAGTTGCAGCTGACATAGCAAAGCAAAGGGGATTGGATGCTACAAAAATCGTAAAAATAGGAAAGCCGTCTGAAAGAATAGCTGAGTTAGCAAAACAATTAAATGCCACAAATATAGTTCTTGGCAATAGGAAGCTAAGAGGGCTAAGACAGTGGCTATTTTCAGAATTTAGCACAGGTTTTAATTTGGAAAATGCTACTCTTGTGCCCGTTGAAAAATAAGAGCTATCCAAACTATTTACTACATATTATGGGTAGCTCTTATAAAATTAATCTATGCTAATATTTCATTTTTGATGGCATCTATACCTAGTCTCTCTACGAATCGGGCGACTCGCTCGCTCATACCATATCTTCCTTCTACTTTATAATCGCCTTTTTCTTTGTAGAGGTTTAGGAATTTTTTTATGATGTCCAGAACTTGATCGTCGCTAAGCTCGTCTGCTACAATATCTCCAATTCTGGGTTTTCTGCCAGAGTTTCCGCCAATTACCAAAACCCAACCTTTTCCTCCCGAGAAGACTCCTATGTCTCTAATAAAAGCCTCGCCGCAATTTAGAGTACATCCTGATATACCAATTTTTAATTTTGCAGGAACTTTTTCAAAATATACAAGGTCTTCAATCTTCTTCCCCAGACTAAGGCTGTCAAGAGTCCCATATTTGCAAGTAGTGTTGCCAACACATGCCTGAACGTAGTGAAGTGAAGGCTCTACGTTGAAGCCCATATCGTTTGTAAGCTCTTCTATTATCTTGTTCACGTTTTCTGGTTGAATCCCAATCAAGAAAAATCTCTGACCAGTTAAGATCTTTAACTGGCGTACATTGTATTTCTTTGCAATTTTTGCAACTTCTTCTAAATACTCAGGCGTAACCAGCCCAGTCGTAGACTTTAATTTTATAGCATAACTGCCGTCTCTTTGCTCTATCGCTCTTGGATGTATCTGTCCCATAAAACCTCCTAACTAAATATGATACAGGCTAAAAATTCTATATCCACATTGCCAGTATTTTTTAAAGCATGGTTTTCACCGTCGTAAGTAATCAAAACATCGCCCTTTGAAACCAGAACGTCTTCACCGTTATCTACAAATATTCCCTCGCCATTTAATATGTAATATATTTCAAAGTCTCCCGTATGAGTATGAAGGCCTATAGAAGAACCTGGTTTCAAAAAATTGTGTGCGAACATCCTCCCTTTTCCTTTAAAATCATCAGGCTGTAAAAGGGCAATGCTCTCTAATTCTCCCTTGCCTCCTATAGGATCAAGGCGCTTTACCTTTTCCAAAGTGCTAGACTTCCTGACCATAAAATCCTCCTAAATTTAGTATTTTAGACTTCAGTTATTAAAAACGCTATCTGTATTGAAATCTATAATAAAGATATTCATAAAATAAGCTTAGAACTCCTACGACAAATACGGAGAAGACGACAAGCAAAAAACCAAGATCATATTTTGTTATGTTTAAAAAAGGTGGATTATAAAATATATCAAAAAGCCCTATCAGACCAACGACGAAAAATGCTCCACCGCCAAAGATCAATGTCCTTGCAGCCGTTCTTTGTGCCGCAAAACGGGCAGCCTCTATAGGAAATCCAATTTTTGTTGTAATAAAACCAAAAAATGCTCCCAAAATAATCTGTGTTACCATGGTGCCAAAACCAAAGAATGCTCCTGGAACCCAGCCCAAAAGATGCGACGGCATTGCGGGGGCTAACACGGTATATATTACCAATGCAAAAGCGCCGAAACCCCACCCCGCAATAAAACCGTGCAAAAGCGCAATCTTTACTGAAAGTTTGTGTTCTCTATCAATAGAACCCTTAACTGCCATCCTATGATGTTCGCTATCGATCTTACCAAAGTGAATATGAAATACATTTTTAGTTCTAAAAACGTAATAGCCTCCAAATATCATAGCAAGGCCAACTAAAATATATGTGCCGTATTCAAATAAATCGGAAGATGCCAAAGGGAAAAGAGCTAAATTGGCCAGCTCACTTGCCAGTGCCCTTTGAACAGTAAAGGCAAAGGAAAAGGCAAAACCTATGATAAGACCCTTTTTTGCAGAATAGCTGCCAACCGCATAGCTAAAAGTAATTGGCCATGTATGCTCATCAGGAGTATAGCCATGAATGACGCCAAGCAAGAAAGAGAGGGCTATTATCATGGGGACGGTGAGTTCTATATGACTGTGAAGCAAATAGCTAACAATATCCATAATTTATTATTATAACAAAAATCCCGCAGTAAGTTTAACTGCGGGATTTTTTATCAAGAAGAGGTTAAATTATCTACTTGTTTATTACTATATTATCTTGCTTCTTCAAGGAATCAACATAAGTCTGAGCTGCTTGTTGTTCTTTTTGGTTTTTAAGATATTGTTTAATGTAGTCTTTTACTTTGTCTATAGGCACAAGATTGCCATTTTTATCTTTAAACTTATCAGAGTTCTGATTATAAAAATTTGTAACATCGGCATCAGTTATGTCAAAGCTTTGCCCGGCAAGTTGCTTTTGCAAAAGGAAACTAACCAAAATCTGGTTCTTAGCATTGTCGATAGCCTGTATTACCTTTGGATCACTTTCCAAACCTTCTTTTTTTGCCTCATTCAAGAGAACAACATCATCTATCAAATTATTTAAGACCGCTGTCTTAACATCAGGATTAGTTTTGTCTACGTTAGCAGGCAAACTGTTAAGAAATGCATCAAACTGGCTCTGGGTGATATTGGTACCGTCAACGGTTGCCAAAACTTTGTCATCGGCAAAGCTAGGGTTTACCAGAACTACAAATAACAAAAGAGAAAACAAAAGAAAAATACGCTTCATTAAAAACCTCCAAATATTTAATTTCCTCTTTATAACTTTATGACTATTTAGTCACGATGTCAATAGTTATTTTAAGCTAAAACGGGAACCAATGTTTAGTCCTATTACAGACTCCACATATAGATAGCATTACAGGAACCTCCACGAGAACGCCTACTACAGTAGCAAGAGTCGCACCAGACTGCAAGCCAAACAAAGAAATAGTCACAGCTACCGCTAATTCAAAAAAATTGCTCGCTCCTATCAAGGCTGCAGGTGAAGCTATATTGTGAGGAATTTTTAAAATTCTTGCAAGATTATACGTTAGCATAGAGTTAAAATAAACCTGAATGAGTATAGGTATTGCGATGAGTATTATAACAAACCAATTTTCTAAAATTACATCGCCCTGAAATGCAAATATAATGATAAGAGTAGCAAGAAGCGCTAAGATTGTAACTGGCTTAAAAAAATTAAGATACTTTGTGTAGAACCAATCTTCTCCAAACGATCTTATCAAGATACTCCTTGAAATATATCCTGCTACTAAAGGGATAACTATATACAGCAATACAGATACTATCAAAACATCGTCAGGAACGATTATATTTGATACGCCGAGAAGGAACATTACAATTGGTGCAAAGAGAACCAGCATTAAGAGATCGTTTACTGCTACTTGAACCAATGTGTATGCAGGATCCCCATCTGTAAGATAGCTCCATACAAAGACCATTGCAGTGCAGGGCGCAGCAGCTAAAATTATCGTGCCAGCCAAAAACTCATTGGCCATTATCGGACCAATGAAACCTATAAAGATATGCTTAAAAAATAACCAGCCAAGAAATGCCATTGAAAAAGGCTTTACCATCCAGTTTACAAATAAGGTCAATAAAAGACCTTTTGGCTTATTGCCTATCTTCAATACTGCAGAAAAGTCGATTTTCAGCATCATCGGGTATATCATCAGCCAAATTAATATTGCAATAGGCAAATTTACATGGCTAATTTCAAGTGAACTTAATCTACCGAATAATTCAGGAAATGCCTTACCAAGAAAAATCCCTATAAAAATACAAGCAAAAACCCAAACTGTAAGATATTTTTCAAAAAAGTCCATTCTTTTTTCTTTCACGGAAGACCTCCTTAAATTCAAAACTATACTATATTTATTTAGTATATAATTTATTCTATTAGTTTATTATAATTTAGTCAAGTATTGAAAACTATTTTGTTCTATCTAATTTTGGGCAGAATTAAATTAAATTTAACAAAGATTGATCAATGCATTATTCAATAGAAGAAGGTCTAAAAACAAAAGGTCAAATTGTATTTTTTATTTGTAACAGTCAACATTATATCGCTATGAGTACAATATAACGTTTTAATGCCAAAAAGCGGCAGCTAAATGCGCTGAACTAAAATCACAAATACACGCAGAAGCATCATTGATTTAAGAAGAAAAAACAGAAGAAAAATGGTTGCGGGGGGAGGATTTGAACCTCCGACCTTCGGGTTATGAGCCCGACGAGCTTCCAAACTGCTCTACCCCGCGTCAACACATTACTATTTAAACACAAAAAATTACAATTTGCAAGTGTTATCTAAACATTGGATTATAAAAAAATTATATTTTTTCCTTTTTATGCATTAATAAAGATTTATCTGTAATTAATTGCCACTAAAAAAATGCCAAAATGAAATAATATAAATATTAACTAAAATTGTTAAGATTAACTTATCGTATTATAAGCTAATCTTATTTTATAAATTAACGCACAAAATATATAATTAAAATGCTACAGAATTTTATTAGTTAGGGGGAAATATGGACAAGATCTTAGAAAACAAAAGCAGTTACTTGTATTTAGTACTTATCGCTGCTTGGCTGGGATGGGTTTTCGACGGAATGGATGCAATGCTTTACAACATCGTTATGTTCCCAGCGATTCATGAACTCTTAGGTGCAAGCGCTACAAGAGCAGAAATCGGGTATTTCGGCGGACTGGTAATGTCCTGTACACTGTTAGGTGCAGCTTTGGGGGGTATTTTATTTGGCATACTTGCCGACTATATTGGAAGGGTAAAGGTGCTACTACTTACCATACTCACATACTCTTTGATGACAGGCCTTTCAGGATTCGCACACAGCTGGCAAGAATTAGCGGTTTACAGAGGACTTACTGGATTTGGAATCGGCGGGGAATGGGCGGTAGGAGCAGTTTTACTTGCTGAAACATGGCCCGATATAAAAAGAACTTTTGCTGGCAGCTTTATGCAAATGGGTTGGCCAGTTGGTTTCTTTCTTGCTGCAGCTATAAATTTCTTAGTAGGAACACATGGTTGGCGTGTTGTCTTTTTTGTAGGAGCATTTCCAGCACTTTTAACATTACTGTTGAGAGTCAAACTTAGAGAACCAGAAAAATGGGTAAAAGATCATGCCAGAAGATGTGAGCTAAAATTAAGCAACAAATATGAAACAGAAGAAGATAAGGAATATTGTCATTTTACATTCAATCTTCTTTTTAGCAAAAAGTACATAAAATTCACCATAATAGGTTTTCTTCTTTCAGCAGTCGCC
It encodes the following:
- a CDS encoding NAD(P)/FAD-dependent oxidoreductase gives rise to the protein MGQIHPRAIEQRDGSYAIKLKSTTGLVTPEYLEEVAKIAKKYNVRQLKILTGQRFFLIGIQPENVNKIIEELTNDMGFNVEPSLHYVQACVGNTTCKYGTLDSLSLGKKIEDLVYFEKVPAKLKIGISGCTLNCGEAFIRDIGVFSGGKGWVLVIGGNSGRKPRIGDIVADELSDDQVLDIIKKFLNLYKEKGDYKVEGRYGMSERVARFVERLGIDAIKNEILA
- a CDS encoding universal stress protein encodes the protein MAKTILAAIRDSVSDRSVLNMAIDLARDEEAKLVICHVINRSEDLGVFNPIAEAKIVCKAEKTLSVAADIAKQRGLDATKIVKIGKPSERIAELAKQLNATNIVLGNRKLRGLRQWLFSEFSTGFNLENATLVPVEK
- a CDS encoding molecular chaperone TorD family protein, producing the protein MINNLDDFNLERKTIYNIISDIFILNPDKELCNRLSSLELWDFLGEYLEDKNTSEKCMNHILLALGDEKEMSRLNQIFEMSFVIPVANYFIPPFASAYISYKEFRDNNEFYSLPEELNTIYGNYGIDFSSIHRSDHISIICAFMSILIVSESKDKNSALLYEKNFFNRFILNWAHIFFEEISRKLEESFYKHFATLCKRFLEKEKTFFSTLS
- a CDS encoding molybdopterin-dependent oxidoreductase — translated: MNMNRRDFLKYLTFGVCAAGVGVGASQQDLPRYFGYDGKLIYPGRVENWPGVEVKFSTCKQCHSDCALMARVYKGTILKLDGSPYDIHDTEPQIKYSDSPKEAIMYVGSTFDTSKPYANGSHSLCARGQAGRQTVYDPYRIYKPLKRVGPRGSKKFKTISYEQLLDEIYNGGYLFKDVPGEENRFVEGFKQLWNDGKNRFVPANEQYPDFGPKTNQFVAYWGRAEGGQNNFITRFANAFGSVNSLPHVAVCELTHHVATHSVVPSNMLKPDQPNCELVLVFGSNYYQANFPMQTLARRSAEATSSGKKVVYIDPTGGNQISHADFVPIKPGGDGAFAMGMIRWIIENKRYNEKYLEVPNFDAATKQGEPNFSNSSYLVIVDKGNPNYGAFVDKGMVIDKQSGSPTKASDCTKANLWPTGYLSLEPVTVNGVQCMTAMQYLWQEVSSHSYDEYQKECGISKETFIKLADEFTSHGRKAVADIYRGAAMHANGYYNARAVMLLNVLIGNIDWKGGYINGAPSANYMNGPYDLAKWPNFVAPKGVKISREGSFYEKTSEYKKRSENGGNPFPAERPWFPFGFGIWHEIWGGTYFQYPYPVKILFQHMANPAWAQPGMGGADDESLMWIRMIKDLNKVPLFIASDIVIAESSSYADYIIPDATYLETWGMLPGFPTYPTSRISVRQPVIEPITEKTKDGKPITMENFLIDLAIKIGLPGFGKNAFLDGSQLTIREEYYLKMLVNIGMDDKTLLKLDGNKIVKQGPVPDGDAYDMKSVEEYMKKYPNALKGNEWKKAAYVLARGGRYEDYDVGYLPFGEPEWVTHRLGNSKNVIELYNETVAVTHNAITGERFDGCVRLEPPKNMMGQPIYEIYSRKEYPFMLSTYKVPIHSKSRTISDPWLLELLPGNFLEISEVDAKKLKLDNGDTVRLISPSYSKGIVCRVRIKFALRPGVITYSQAFGRWLYGSGEWYIDGKKYVGDPARNAGIHPNHLMLLDPSIAAKDGWTTVLQSDVAGGMVYYDTPVKIEKV
- the nrfD gene encoding NrfD/PsrC family molybdoenzyme membrane anchor subunit, with product MLGGQFLETAIWGLPIVIYPFLSGLMAGAFVIDSLAHLFGFKQFEPVAKLAATSSFAMVLIAALAPLVDSLQPAKAPLELYFRDHFPYSPLSVFIIIWTLYVILMFFEMYFDYRVENIEKSKLSGIRGSIARFLTFGNNNISKESLLKDRKALFIISAIGVPLAFAFHGYIGFVFGAIKARALWTSSVMMLMFITSAIVSGAALVTLLYVIGYSYYSKKNVVNIETLNALGIFMIFAIAFDLFLDFIDKLYSFRAYTEADVFHGWTLVYNAGGVLFFNYFVVQILLGLIIPLILLIFKPVRTSKLMMVIISIFVQVGVFAMRFNTVIGGQLLPKISQGTIIPEFPWLGFDGILSSIGLICLSIVIFFILGWLFGWEDSNKNGFENQTNSVDN
- a CDS encoding cupin domain-containing protein gives rise to the protein MVRKSSTLEKVKRLDPIGGKGELESIALLQPDDFKGKGRMFAHNFLKPGSSIGLHTHTGDFEIYYILNGEGIFVDNGEDVLVSKGDVLITYDGENHALKNTGNVDIEFLACIIFS
- the dsrO gene encoding sulfate reduction electron transfer complex DsrMKJOP subunit DsrO, coding for MSYRSDFSLKEADDDANQERLSANFMSWLVKSIALGLGGLFALSILNSSDSADAAEKNNANLPTGPINNHRWMGWENPVLDDKDGWNDWDKLLNPKNLPVWYDNFHEIDKTKPKHHWVMVIDTRKCVGCQACVIACKSENNVPLGVFRTVVQVMETGSMESSPNGMVVTDDGNYEPNVKKFMLPRLCNHCDEPPCVEACPVKATFKRQDGIVLVDYEKCIGCGTCIEACPYNMRFFNPVTKTADKCTLCVHRIDAGLEPACVTSCVGRARIFGDLNDPKSEVSRLISQYPTARLKMSQGTEPQVFYIDLNGNLEGNTSMDKVFMEYTYTIGFNTTAYKKLGGEVDLPKIEEHKNPFKEFEK